Within the Pseudonocardia alni genome, the region ACGGATACGTCATGCCGAAGAACAAGACGCACAAGGGGACCGCGAAGCGCGTCCGCATCACCGGTGGCGGCAAGCTCATGCGCCAGCAGGCCGGGCTGCGGCACCGTCTCGAGGTCAAGTCGCGCAAGGAGAAGCGCGACCTGTCGGGCACCGTCGAGCTCGCCAAGGCCGATGTGAAGCGCGTCAAGAAGCTGCTCGGTCACTGACCTTCCGCCCCTTTCACGAACCCCGGCACGCCGTACCCCCATCGCGGTAGTGCCGGAGAAGCCCCAGGAGATACCCCATGGCACGCGTGAAGCGCTCCGTGAACGCCCAGAAGAAGCGCCGCACCACGCTGGAGTCGGCCGCCGGCTACCGCGGGCAGCGCTCGCGGCTGTACCGCAAGGCCAAGGAGCAGATGCTCCACTCGATGAACTACGCCTACCGGGACCGTCGTGCGCGCAAGGGCGACTTCCGGCAGCTGTGGATCACTCGCATCAACGCCGCGGCCCGCGCCAACGACATGACCTACAACCGGTTCATCCAGGGCCTCAAGGCCGCCGGTGTCGAGGTCGACCGCAAGAACCTCGCCGAGATCGCCGTGAGCGACCCGGCCGCGTTCGCCGCGCTCGTCGCGGTGGCGAAGGAGAACCTGCCGGTCGGCACCGAGCAGGGCTCCGCGGCCTGAGGTGACCCGAGGCGACATCGAGTCGCGCGGCGCCGGCGAGCGCTCCGCGGACTCCACGCCCGGTACCGAACGCACTCCCCGCGTCGCAGCGGCACGCAAGCTGCTGCGGCGCGCGGGGCGCGATCGGACCGGGCGTTTCCTCGTGGAGGGCGCCCAGGCCGTCCGCGAGGCCCTCGCCGCCGTGACGGTGCACGAGCTGTTCGTCACCGCCGTCGCCGCCGAGCGCCACCCCGAGCTGGTGGAGGCCGCGGAGCGCTCCGGCGCCCGCGTGTCCCCGGTGACGGACAAGGCCGCCGCGGGTCTGTCCGAGACGGTCACCCCGCAGGGGATCGTCGCCGTCTGCGACCTGCTCGACGTCCCGGTCGCCACCGCGCTGGCCGGGGTCCCCGGATTCGTCACGGTCTGCGACGGCATCTCCGACCCCGGCAACGTCGGCACCGTGATCAGGGTCGCCGACGCGGCGGGCTGCGACGCGGTCCTCCTGGCGGGGGACACCGTCGACCCGCACAACGGCAAGGCCGTCCGGGCCTCCACCGGCAGCGTGTTCCATCTGCCGCTGGCCCGCGACCGGGACGCGCCCGCCGTCGTCGAGATGTGTCGCGCGGCCGGGCTGACCACGCTCGTCGCCGACGGGCACGGCGAGGTCGACCTGCACGACCCCGCGGTCACCCCGACCCTCGCCGGTCCCGTCGCCTGGATCCTCGGCAGCGAGGCGCACGGCCCGTCGGCCGAGGTGCACGCCTCCGCGGACCACCGGGTCCGTGTCCCGATCCACGGCCGCGCCGAGTCGCTGAACCTCGCCACCGCCGCGGCGATCTGCCTGTACGCGACGGTGGGGGCCCGCGCCGGCGTCGCCCCGCAGCTGTCCCCGGCGCGCGACTGAAACCGGCTCGCGGCCGCCCTCTACGATCGTGGGCACCATGAGTGAGAACGACACGGCGAGCCCTCTCGACCCGGATGCACTGAAGGCCGCGGTGGAGGCCGCCCGCACGGCGTTCGACGAGGCGGGCGACCTCGACGCGCTGGCCGCGGCGAAGCCCGCGCACCTCGGCGACCGCGCCCCGATCCCGATGGCCCGCCGGTCGCTGGGGCAGCTGCCCGGCCCCGAGCGCGCCGACGCCGGCAAGCGGGTCAACGCCGCCCGCGTGGAGGCCCAGGCCGCGTTCGACGCGCGCCGCGAGGTCCTGCTCGTCGAGCGCGACGCCCGGGTGCTGGCCGAGGAGGCCGTCGACGTCACGCTGCCCTGGGACCGTCGCCCGCGCGGCGCGCGCCACCCCATCACACAGCTGTCCGAGCGGATCGCCGACATCTTCGTCGGGATGGGCTGGGAGGTCGCGGAGGGTCCCGAGGTCGAGGCGTCGTGGCTGAACTTCGACGCGCTCAACTTCGGCAAGGACCACCCCGCCCGCACCATGCAGGACACCTTCTACCTGGGTGACCCCGAGCGCGGGCAGGACTCGGGCACGGTGCTGCGCACGCACACCTCGCCGGTGCAGGTCCGGTCGCTGCTGGAGCGCGAGCTGCCGGTCTACGTGGCCTGCCCCGGCCGGACCTTCCGCACCGACGAGCTCGACGCCACCCACACCCCGGTGTTCCACCAGGTCGAGGGCCTCGCCGTCGACCGCGGGCTGACCATGGCCCACCTCAAGGGGACGCTCGACGCGTTCGCCCGCGCGGTGTTCGGCCCGGAGGCCGGTACCCGGATGCGGCCGTCGTACTTCCCGTTCACCGAGCCCTCGGCCGAGGTGGACCTGTGGTTCCCGCAGAAGAAGGGCGGCCCCGGCTGGGTCGAGTGGGGCGGCTGCGGCATGGTCAACCCCCACGTCCTGCGCGCCTGCGGCGTCGACACCGACGTCTACTCCGGTTTCGCGTTCGGCATGGGCATCGAGCGGACCCTGATGTTCCGCAACGGCATCCCGGACATGCGGGACATGGTCGAGGGCGACGTGCGCTTCTCGACCGCGTTCGGTGTCTGACCCGGCCCACCCCGCTTCCACACGAGGAGTTCTGAGCAGTGCGAGTGTCCGCGTCCTGGCTCGCCCGGCACATCGACCCGGCGGCGCTGCCCGCCGGTCCCGAGGCGATCGGCGACGCCTTCGTCCGCGTCGGGCTGGAGGTCGAGGAGATCCATCCGGCCCCCGCGGTCACCGGGCCGGTCACGGTCGCCCGGGTCGAGGAGATCGAGGAGCTCACCGGGTTCAAGAAGCCGATCCGGTACTGCCGGGTGGGCTTCGAGGGGCAGCGCCACCGCTACGTGGTGTGCGGTGCCCGCAACTTCGCGGTCGGCGACCTCGTCGTCGTCACCGAGCCGGGTGCGGTGCTGCCCGGTGACTTCGCGATCGCCCAGCGCACGACCTACGGCAAGGTCTCCGACGGCATGATCGCCTCGGCGAAGGAGCTCGGCCTCGGCGCCGAGAGCGGCGGCATCCTCGTGCTGCCGCCCGGCACTGCCGAGCCCGGCGACGACGCCCTCGACGTCCTCGGCCTGTCCGAGCCCGTCGTCGAGCTCGCCGTCACCCCGGACCGGGGCTACTGCTTCGCCGTCCGCGGTCTCGCCCGCGAGCTCGCGACCTCGCTCGACGCCGACTACACCGACCCGGTCACCCGGGTCACCGTCCCGGAGACCACCGGCGACGCGTGGCCGGTGCGGCTCGCCGACACCGATGCCTGCCCGCGGTTCGTCGCGCGCCGGGTGGACGGCGTCGACCCGGCCGCGCCCAGCCCCTGGTGGATGCAGCGCGCGCTGCTCTCGGCCGGGATGCGGCCGATCTCGCTGATCGTCGACGTCACCAACTTCGTGATGCTCGACCTGGGCCAGCCGCTGCACGCCTACGACGCGACCCGCCTGACCGGCGCCATCGAGGTCCGCCGTGCGACGACGGGGGAGAAGCTGCAGACCCTCGACGGCCACACCCGTGCGCTGGACACCGACGACCTGCTCATCACCGACGACTCCGGCCCGATCGGGCTCGCCGGTGTCATGGGCGGCGCGTCCACCGAGATCCCCGCGCCGGAGGACCTCGCCGACGGCGCCCGGGTCGACGTGCTGCTGGAGGCCGCGCACTTCTCCCCACCGGTGATCGCGCGCGCCGCGCGCCGGCACAAGCTGCCCAGCGAGGCGTCCAAGCGGTTCGAGCGGGTGGTGGACCCGGCGCTGCCGCCGGTCGCGGCCGAGCGCGCTGCGCAGCTGCTCGTCGAGCTCGGCGGCGGGACCCTCGCCGACGGCCGCACCGACGCCGGCGGGGTCCCCGCCGTCGCGAGCGTGCGGATGCCGCTGTCGATGCCCGACCGCGTCGCCGGCGTCGACTACCCGCGCGGGGCCACCGTGCGCCGCCTGACCCAGGTCGGCTGCGCCGTCTCGCTGGACACCGGTGCCGGCGGCGAGGGCGTCGTCGTCGCGACCCCGCCGACCTGGCGCCCGGACATCACCATGGCCGCCGACCTGGTGGAGGAGGTGCTGCGCCTGGAGGGCTACGACGCCATCCCCTCCGTGCTGCCCACCGCCCCGGCCGGCCGTGGCCTGACCGCCGCCCAGCAGCGCCGCCGCGCGGTGTCGCGCGCCCTGGCCGAGGCCGGCCACGTCGAGGTGCTGCCGTTCCCGTTCGTCTCCGACGCCGTCTGGGACGACCTGGGTCTGCCCGCCGACGACGAGCGCCGCCGCACCGTGGCCGTCACCAACCCGCTCGACGCCGAGCGGTCCCGGCTCACGACGACCCTGCTCCCCGGGCTGCTGGACATGCTGGTGCGCAACCGTTCCCGCGGCGCCGAGGACCTCGCGCTGTACGCGATCGCGCAGGTCGTGCAGCCGGGGGAGACCACCCCCGCGATGCCCGACCCCGCCGTCACCGGCCGTCCGTCCGACGCCGAGTACGCCGCCCTGCGCGCCGCGCTGCCCGACCAGCCCGTGCACGTCGGGGTCGTCCTCGCCGGGAACCGCGAGCCGCGCGGCTGGTGGGGCCGGGGCCGTCCCGCCGCCTGGTCCGACGCCGTCGAGGCGGCCCGGCTGACCGGTGCCGCCGCCGGGGTGGAGCTGCGGCCGCGTCGCGCCGAGCGGGCGCCGTGGCACCCGGGCCGGTGCGCGGAGCTCGTCGTCGCGGGCACCGACACCGTCGTCGGGTACGCCGGGGAGCTGCACCCCAAGGTCGTCGAGGCGCTGGGGCTGCCGGCCCGCACCGCCGCCGCGGAGATCGACCTCGACGCGGTCCCGCTGCGGGAGAACCTGCCGGTGCCGCGGGTGTCGCCGTTCCCGCCGGTCGCGGTGGACGTCGCGCTGGTCGCCGACGAGACGGTCCCGGCCGCGGACCTCGCCGACGCGCTCACCTCGGGCGCGGGGGAGCTGCTGGAGTCGGTGCGGCTGTTCGACGTCTACACCGGCGACCAGGTCGGACAGGGCCGCCGCTCGCTGGCGTTCTCGCTGCGCCTGCGCGCCGCGGACCGCACGCTGACCAGCGAGGAGGCGAACGCCGCGCGTGACGCGGCGGTCGCCGAGGCCACCGCCCGGCACGGAGCCGCATTGCGCTGACCCCCGGTCCGTGGCGGGCCCGTGCCGGGCCACGGCCGGCTCAGCGCGGGGCCGCCGCGACGGCGGCCACCGCGGCGGCCCGCCACCGGTCGCGGGACGGTGTCCGCCCCGCGACCGCCACCGTCACCAGGTGCCGGGCGGTGGCCAGCTGCAGGGTCGGCCCGGCGACGGTGTCGAGCACCGTCGCGGAGGTCCCCGCCGGGAGCCCGGTCACCGCGCTGCCGTGCCGGGCGCCGGCGACGTAGCCGGCCGGCGTGCCCCGGTTCGTCGTGTACACGTTGACCGACACCGTCACGCCGTCGGCGAGCGCGAAGCAGGCCCGGGTGCGGGTCCCGTCGGTGCGGGTGACGACGGCGTTCGTCGCCGGCGCGACCGGCGGCCCGCCCAGCAGCCCGGTCAGCGCTGCCCGGTCGAGCAGGCACTCGTCGGCCACCACGTCCGAGGTCAGTGGGGCCGGAGCGGCCGGAGATGCGGGCCGGGCCGTGGCGCGCGCCGTACCCGGGGAGGGCCGGACCCGGCCGTCCGGGACACGGGACGCGCCGTCCCCGACCGGCACCGGGGGCACCGTGCGCGCCACGCCGGCCCCGCCGTCGGGAGGATCGGACGGGACCCCGGACGGGGGCGGCACGGGGACGGGCGGGACCGTCGCCGTCGGGCGGCCGTCGGTGGTCGGGGCGGCGAGCGGCCCGTTCGACAGCGGCCCCGGCACCGTGAACGACGTCGGCGGACGCCGGGTGGGCTCCGTCGGCCCCGCTCCGGACGAGAACGGCGCGGGTCCTCGACCCGTCGGCCACGGCGTCCCGGACACGGTCGACGCGCACCCGGCGAGCAGCCCCGCGAGCACCGTCGCGACGGCCGCCGTGCGCGCCACCGACCGCCTCCGTGCGGGCGCGCCCGCGTCCGGTCCCACCCCGCGTGTCACCCGTCGCCGCACCCGCGGGAAACTAGGCGTCGCACGCGGCCGCCGGGCCCGGTTCCGCACCGCCCGATCGCGATCGTGAATACCGATTGCATGGCTTTCCGAGGCCGTGCATACTCATCCACGTGGTACGCATCGCAGTGGCGGGAGCCAGTGGCTACGCCGGGGGAGAGCTCCTCCGGCTGCTGCTCGCACATCCCGAGGTGGAGATCGGCGCCCTCACGGCCGGCGGGAACGCGGGGACGCGTCTGGGCGAGCACCAGCCGCACCTGACCCCGCTCGCGGACCGCGTCCTGGGCGAGAGCACGGCCGAGAACCTCGCCGGACACGACGCGGTGTTCCTCGCACTGCCGCACGGCAGGTCCGCCGAGCTGGCGGCCCAGCTGGGGCCGGACACGCTCGTCGTGGACTGCGGGGCGGACCACCGCCTCACCGACCCGGCCGCCTGGGACCGCTGGTACGGCGGCGAGCACGCCGGGCACTGGCCCTACGGGCTGCCCGAGCTGCCCGGTGCCCGGGCCGCGCTGACCGGCACCCGTCGTGTCGCGGTGCCGGGCTGCTACCCGACCGGCACCAGCCTCGCGCTGGTCCCGGCCCTGGTCGCCGGCCTGGTGGCCCCCGAGGTCGTGATCACCGCGGTCACCGGCACCTCCGGCGCGGGCAAGTCGCTCAAGCCGCACCTGCTGGGCGCGGAGGTCATGGGGTCGCTGTCGGCGTACGGCGTCGGCGGCGTGCACCGGCACACCCCCGAGATCGCACAGAACCTGTCCACCGCGCTCGGCTCTCCCGTGTCGGTGAGCTTCACCCCGGTGCTCGCGCCGCTGCCGCGCGGCATCCTCGCCTCCTGCTCCGCCCCGCTGGCCGACCCGGCGACCGACGCCGAGGCGATCCGGGCGGTCTACGAGAAGGCCTACGCCGACGAGCCGTTCGTGCGGCTGCTGCCCGAGGGCCAGTGGCCCACCACGGCGCAGACCCTCGGCTCCAACATGGTCGCGCTGCAGGTCACCGTCGACGTCGACGCCGCCCGGCTGGTCGTCGTCTCCGCGATCGACAACCTCACCAAGGGCACCGCGGGCGGCGCCGTCCAGTGCATGAACCTGGCCCTCGGTCTGCCCGAGACCACCGGCCTGCCGACGACGGGAGTGGCGCCGTGAGCGTGACCGCAGCCCAGGGCTTCCGGGCCGCCGGGATCGCCGCCGGGATCAAGAAGTCCGGGAAGGCCGACCTGGCGCTCGTCGTCAACGACGGCCCGCGCGCCGAGGCCGCCGGGGTCTTCACCCGCAACAAGGTCAAGGCCGCCCCCGTCCTCTGGTCCCAGCAGGTGCTGACCACCGGCTCGCTGCGCGCGGTCGTCCTCAACTCCGGCGGGGCGAACGCCTGCACCGGCGCCGAGGGCTTCCAGGTCGCGCACGCCACCGCGGAGCAGGTCGCCGAGGTGGTCGGCTGCGGCGCGATCGACGTCGCCGTGTGCTCCACCGGCCTGATCGGTGAGCAGCTCCCGCGGGAGACCGTGCTCGCCGGGGTCCGGTCGGCCGCCGCGGAGCTGGCGTCCGGGCCCGAGGCCGGGTCCGCCGTCGCCGCCGCGATCATGACGACCGACACCGTCCCGAAGGAGTCCGCGGTCACCGACCCGGCGGGCTGGACCGTCGGGGGCACCACCAAGGGCGCCGGGATGATCGCCCCGTCGATGGCGACCATGCTCAGCGTGGTCACCACCGACGCCGTCCTCGACCGGGCCACGCTCGACGCCGCGCTGCGCGAGGCGGTCCGCTACAGCTTCGACCGGCTCGACGTCGACGGCTCGATGTCCACCAACGACACCGTGCTGGTGCTGGCCTCCGGTGCGTCCGGCGTCGAGGCCGACCCGGCGGTGTTCACCGCCGCGCTCACCCGCGTGTGCCGCGACCTCGCCGAGCAGATGCAGGCCGACGCCGAGGGCGTCACCAAGCGGATCACCGTGCGGGTCACCGGCGCCGCCTCCGAGGACGACGCGGTCACCGTCGCCCGCACGATCGCCCGCGACTCCCTGGTCAAGACCGCGATGTTCGGGTCCGACCCCAACTGGGGCCGGGTCGCCGCCTCCGCCGGGTACGCCGACGCCGAGATCGACCCCGAGCGCCTCGACGTCACGATCAACGGCGTGCTGCTGTGCAAGGGCGCCGTCGTCGCCGGGGACCGGGCCGACTGCGACCTGTCCGGGAAGGACGTGCTGATCGAGGTCGAGCTGGGCCTGTCCGGTGGGGCCGACGGGCACACCGCCGAGATCCGGACCACCGACCTGTCGCACGCCTACGTGGAGGAGAACAGTGCCTACTCCTCCTGAGCCGGTCGCCCCGGACGCGCTGCCGCAGCCGCAGATCGCGCCGTCCCCGGAGACCCCGGCCCGGCTGAAGCGGGCGGGGGAGAAGGCCGGTGTGCTCGCCGAGGCGCTGCCCTGGCTGCAGCGCTTCCACGGCCGGATCGTCGTCGTCAAGTACGGCGGCAACGCCATGATCGACGAGGAGCTGAAGCAGGCCTTCGCCCGGGACATGGTGTTCCTGCGGCTCGCGGGTATCCACCCGGTCGTCGTGCACGGCGGCGGGCCGCAGATCTCGGCGATGCTGAAACGGCTCGGCATGCCCGGCGAGTTCCGCGGCGGCCTGCGCGTCACCACCCCGGAGACGATGGAGATCGTCCGGATGGTGCTGTTCGGCCAGGTCGGGCGCGAGCTCGTCGGGCTGATCAACGCCCACGGGCCGCTCGCCGTCGGCCTGTCCGGGGAGGACGCGGGTTTGTTCACGGCCGAGAAGCGCACCGCGCTGGTCGGGGGCGAGCCCGTCGACATCGGTCTGGTCGGTGACGTCACGAGGGTCAACCCGGACGCGGTGCTGGACATCATCGCGGCGGGTCGCATCCCGGTCGTCGCCGGGATCGCGCCGGACGCCGACGGCCAGGTCCACAACATCAACGCCGACAGCGCCGCCGCGGCGCTCGCCGGCGCGCTGGACGCCGCGAAGCTCGTGGTGCTCACCGACGTCGAGGGGCTCTACGCGAACTACCCCGACCCGGAGTCGATCATCACCTCGCTGACCGCGGACCAGCTCGAGCCGATGCTGCCCCGCCTGGAGAGCGGCATGGCCCCGAAGATGGAGGCCTGCCTGCGCGCCGTGCGGTCGGGCGTCGGACAGGCCCACGTGATCGACGGTCGGGTGCCGCACTCGGTCCTGCTCGAGGTGTTCACACACGACGGCGTCGGCACCATGGTGCTGCCGGACGCCACAGCCGGGGGAACGACATGACCACGCACGCGCAGCGGTGGCAGGCCGCTCTGATGAACAACTACGGCACCCCGCCACTGACCCTGGTCCGTGGCGAGGGCGCCCGCGTCTGGGACGCCGAGGGTCGCGCGTACCTGGACCTCTACTCCGGGATCGCGGTCAACGCGCTCGGACACGCGCACCCGGCCGTCGTCGAGGCGGTGTCCGAGCAGGTCCGTACCCTGGGCCACACCTCGAACTTCTTCATCACCGAGCCCGCGCTGCAGCTCGCCGAGCGGCTGCAGGCACTGCTCGGCCGCGACGACGCCCGCACCCTGCTCTGCAACTCCGGCACCGAGGCCAACGAGGCCGCCTTCAAGATCGTCCGCCGGACCGGCAGGCCGGAGATCATCGCCTGCGAGGGCGCGTTCCACGGCCGCACGATGGGTGCGCTCGCGCTGACCGGGCAGCCCGCCAAGCGGGCCCCGTTCGAGCCGATGCCCGCCGGGGTGACCCACATCCCGTTCGGTGACGTCGCCGCACTCGACGCCGCCGTCACCGAGCGGACCGCCGCGGTGTTCCTGGAGCCGATCCTCGGGGAGGCCGGCGTGATCGTGCCGCCCGAGGGGTATCTGGCGGAGGCCCGGCGGATCACCGCCGAGCGCGGCGCACTGCTGGTCCTCGACGAGGTCCAGACCGGGATCGGCCGCACCGGCTACTGGTTCGCGCACCAGGCGCACGGCATCGTCCCCGACGCGATCACCCTGGCCAAGGGCCTCGGCGGCGGTCTCCCGATCGGGGCCTGCGTCGGGTTCGGCGCCGCCGCAGCGCTGCTCGAGCCCGGCCAGCACGGCACCACCTTCGGTGGCAACCCGGTGTCGTGCGCCGCGGCGCTCGCCGTCCTCGACACGGTCGCCGCCGAGGGGCTGCTCGCCCACGTCGACCGGCTCGGCAAGGAGATCCGCAGCCGGATCGAGGGTCTCGGCCACCCCCTGGTCGGCGACGTCTCCGGCGCCGGTCTGCACATCGGCGTCGGCCTCACCGCGCCGGTCGCCGCCCCGGCCGCCGCGGCCGCGCGCGACGCCGGGATCCTGGTCAACAACGCCACCCCGGACCGGCTGCGGCTGGCCCCGGCGCTGACCCTGACCGGCGACGAGGCCGAGGAGTTCCTGACGGCTCTGCCCGCCGTGCTCGACGCGGCCGCCGCCCAGCACGAGGGGCAGGGGAACTGATGGTCCGCCACCTGCTCCGCGACGACGACCTGACCCCGGCCGAGCAGGCCGAGGTCCTCGACCTCGCCGACCGGCTCAAGGCCGACCCGTTCGCCGAGCGCCCGCTCGCCGGGCCGCGCGCCGTGGGGGTCGTGTTCGACAAGTCCTCCACCCGCACCCGGGTGTCGTTCGAGGCCGGGATCAGCCAGCTCGGCGGCACCGCGATCATCCTCGACGGCACCACCAGCCAGCTGGGGCGCGGCGAGACCATCTCCGACACCTCCCGGGTGCTGTCGCGCTACGTCGACGCGATCGTGTGGCGCACCAGCGGCCAGGAGCGGATCGAGGAGATGGCCTGCGCGGCGACCGTGCCGGTCGTCAACGCGCTGACCGACCTGTTCCACCCGTGCCAGATCCTGGCGGACCTGCAGACCGTGCGGGAGCGCTTCGGCCGTCTCGCCGGGCTCACCCTGACCTACCTCGGCGACGGTGCGAACAACGTCGCCCACTCGCTGCTGCTCGGCGGGGCCACGGCCGGGCTGCACGTCCGGATCGCCGCGCCCGCCGGGTTCACCCCCGACGACGGCGTGTTGCGCGACGCGAAGACCCGGGCCGAGCAGACCGGGGGATCGGTCACGCTCGTCGCGGACCCGGTCGCCGCCGTCGCCGGCGCCCAGGTCGTCGTCACCGACACCTGGACCTCGATGGGCCAGGAGGACGACGGGCTCGACCGGGTCGCGCCGTTCCGGCCCTATCAGGTGAACGCCGCCCTGCTGGAGCGCGCCGCACCGGACGCGGTCGTGCTGCACTGCCTGCCGGCCCACCGGGGGGACGAGATCACCGACGAGGTCCTCGACGGCCCCGCCAGCGCCGTCTGGGACGAGGCCGAGAACCGGTTGCACGCGCAGAAGGCGCTGCTCACCTGGCTCCTTCGGCATGGGTGAGGCGGACCGCGACCGCAGGAACCCGGTGAGCCGGGCCAGCCGGCAGGCGGCCGTCATCGACGTGGTCTGGAACTACGAGCTGAGCAGCCAGGTGGAGATCATCGGGTTGCTCCACGAGCGGCACGGCATCGAGACGACCCAGGCCACGCTCTCGCGTGACCTGGACGAACTGGGCGCGGTGAAGCTCCGCGGCGCGGACGGCGGGCAGCCGGTCTACCGCATCCCCGAGGACGGCAGCCCCGTGCGCGGGGTCGAGGGCGGCACGGGGCGGCTCGCCCGGTTGCTGGGGGAGCTGCTCGTGTCCGCCGACGCGAGTGGGAACCTGGCGGTCCTGCGGACCCCGCCGGGCGCGGCGCACTACCTCGCGAGCGCACTCGACCGGGCCGCACTGCACGACGTCGTCGGCACCATCGCCGGCGACGACACGGTCATCGTCGTCGCCCGTGAGCCCCTCACCGGGGCGGAGCTGGCGGAACGGCTGCAGGACCTGCCCCGGAGGGCCCACGCGGCCGCCGGGACGCACGACGAACGAGAAGGAGAGCCGACATGACCGACGCGGACCCCCGACAGGGCGCGGTCGCCGGTGGCGGAGCGCTGTGGGGTGGCCGGTTCGCGTCCGGTCCGGCCGACGCGCTCGCGGCGCTGTCGAAGTCCACCCACTTCGACTGGGCACTGGCCCCCTACGACATCCGCGGCTCGAAGGCGCACGCCCGGGTCCTGCACCGCGCCGGTCTGCTGACCGACGAGGAGCTGTCGGGAATGCACAAGGCGCTCGACGAGCTCGCCGCCGACGTCGCCTCCGGGGCGTTCGGCCCCGACCCGGGCGATGAGGACGTGCACACCGCACTGGAGCGCGGCCTCATCGAGCGGGCCGGTGCCGACC harbors:
- the rpmI gene encoding 50S ribosomal protein L35 yields the protein MPKNKTHKGTAKRVRITGGGKLMRQQAGLRHRLEVKSRKEKRDLSGTVELAKADVKRVKKLLGH
- the rplT gene encoding 50S ribosomal protein L20, giving the protein MARVKRSVNAQKKRRTTLESAAGYRGQRSRLYRKAKEQMLHSMNYAYRDRRARKGDFRQLWITRINAAARANDMTYNRFIQGLKAAGVEVDRKNLAEIAVSDPAAFAALVAVAKENLPVGTEQGSAA
- a CDS encoding TrmH family RNA methyltransferase, with product MESRGAGERSADSTPGTERTPRVAAARKLLRRAGRDRTGRFLVEGAQAVREALAAVTVHELFVTAVAAERHPELVEAAERSGARVSPVTDKAAAGLSETVTPQGIVAVCDLLDVPVATALAGVPGFVTVCDGISDPGNVGTVIRVADAAGCDAVLLAGDTVDPHNGKAVRASTGSVFHLPLARDRDAPAVVEMCRAAGLTTLVADGHGEVDLHDPAVTPTLAGPVAWILGSEAHGPSAEVHASADHRVRVPIHGRAESLNLATAAAICLYATVGARAGVAPQLSPARD
- the pheS gene encoding phenylalanine--tRNA ligase subunit alpha → MSENDTASPLDPDALKAAVEAARTAFDEAGDLDALAAAKPAHLGDRAPIPMARRSLGQLPGPERADAGKRVNAARVEAQAAFDARREVLLVERDARVLAEEAVDVTLPWDRRPRGARHPITQLSERIADIFVGMGWEVAEGPEVEASWLNFDALNFGKDHPARTMQDTFYLGDPERGQDSGTVLRTHTSPVQVRSLLERELPVYVACPGRTFRTDELDATHTPVFHQVEGLAVDRGLTMAHLKGTLDAFARAVFGPEAGTRMRPSYFPFTEPSAEVDLWFPQKKGGPGWVEWGGCGMVNPHVLRACGVDTDVYSGFAFGMGIERTLMFRNGIPDMRDMVEGDVRFSTAFGV
- the pheT gene encoding phenylalanine--tRNA ligase subunit beta produces the protein MRVSASWLARHIDPAALPAGPEAIGDAFVRVGLEVEEIHPAPAVTGPVTVARVEEIEELTGFKKPIRYCRVGFEGQRHRYVVCGARNFAVGDLVVVTEPGAVLPGDFAIAQRTTYGKVSDGMIASAKELGLGAESGGILVLPPGTAEPGDDALDVLGLSEPVVELAVTPDRGYCFAVRGLARELATSLDADYTDPVTRVTVPETTGDAWPVRLADTDACPRFVARRVDGVDPAAPSPWWMQRALLSAGMRPISLIVDVTNFVMLDLGQPLHAYDATRLTGAIEVRRATTGEKLQTLDGHTRALDTDDLLITDDSGPIGLAGVMGGASTEIPAPEDLADGARVDVLLEAAHFSPPVIARAARRHKLPSEASKRFERVVDPALPPVAAERAAQLLVELGGGTLADGRTDAGGVPAVASVRMPLSMPDRVAGVDYPRGATVRRLTQVGCAVSLDTGAGGEGVVVATPPTWRPDITMAADLVEEVLRLEGYDAIPSVLPTAPAGRGLTAAQQRRRAVSRALAEAGHVEVLPFPFVSDAVWDDLGLPADDERRRTVAVTNPLDAERSRLTTTLLPGLLDMLVRNRSRGAEDLALYAIAQVVQPGETTPAMPDPAVTGRPSDAEYAALRAALPDQPVHVGVVLAGNREPRGWWGRGRPAAWSDAVEAARLTGAAAGVELRPRRAERAPWHPGRCAELVVAGTDTVVGYAGELHPKVVEALGLPARTAAAEIDLDAVPLRENLPVPRVSPFPPVAVDVALVADETVPAADLADALTSGAGELLESVRLFDVYTGDQVGQGRRSLAFSLRLRAADRTLTSEEANAARDAAVAEATARHGAALR
- the argC gene encoding N-acetyl-gamma-glutamyl-phosphate reductase; translation: MHVVRIAVAGASGYAGGELLRLLLAHPEVEIGALTAGGNAGTRLGEHQPHLTPLADRVLGESTAENLAGHDAVFLALPHGRSAELAAQLGPDTLVVDCGADHRLTDPAAWDRWYGGEHAGHWPYGLPELPGARAALTGTRRVAVPGCYPTGTSLALVPALVAGLVAPEVVITAVTGTSGAGKSLKPHLLGAEVMGSLSAYGVGGVHRHTPEIAQNLSTALGSPVSVSFTPVLAPLPRGILASCSAPLADPATDAEAIRAVYEKAYADEPFVRLLPEGQWPTTAQTLGSNMVALQVTVDVDAARLVVVSAIDNLTKGTAGGAVQCMNLALGLPETTGLPTTGVAP
- the argJ gene encoding bifunctional glutamate N-acetyltransferase/amino-acid acetyltransferase ArgJ, which gives rise to MSVTAAQGFRAAGIAAGIKKSGKADLALVVNDGPRAEAAGVFTRNKVKAAPVLWSQQVLTTGSLRAVVLNSGGANACTGAEGFQVAHATAEQVAEVVGCGAIDVAVCSTGLIGEQLPRETVLAGVRSAAAELASGPEAGSAVAAAIMTTDTVPKESAVTDPAGWTVGGTTKGAGMIAPSMATMLSVVTTDAVLDRATLDAALREAVRYSFDRLDVDGSMSTNDTVLVLASGASGVEADPAVFTAALTRVCRDLAEQMQADAEGVTKRITVRVTGAASEDDAVTVARTIARDSLVKTAMFGSDPNWGRVAASAGYADAEIDPERLDVTINGVLLCKGAVVAGDRADCDLSGKDVLIEVELGLSGGADGHTAEIRTTDLSHAYVEENSAYSS
- the argB gene encoding acetylglutamate kinase, giving the protein MAPSPETPARLKRAGEKAGVLAEALPWLQRFHGRIVVVKYGGNAMIDEELKQAFARDMVFLRLAGIHPVVVHGGGPQISAMLKRLGMPGEFRGGLRVTTPETMEIVRMVLFGQVGRELVGLINAHGPLAVGLSGEDAGLFTAEKRTALVGGEPVDIGLVGDVTRVNPDAVLDIIAAGRIPVVAGIAPDADGQVHNINADSAAAALAGALDAAKLVVLTDVEGLYANYPDPESIITSLTADQLEPMLPRLESGMAPKMEACLRAVRSGVGQAHVIDGRVPHSVLLEVFTHDGVGTMVLPDATAGGTT